The genome window TTCACGCGCGTAGAGATCACCAATGCGTAAAGCCCTGCGTGCTGCTTTGTCTTCGTAAGCGGGGCCAATACCGCGACCCGTGGTGCCGATCTTGTTCACCCCACGAGCCCGTTCGCGTGCTTGATCCAGGGCGACATGGGATGGCAGGATGATCGGGCAGGCGTCACTAATGAGTAAGCGTTCACGAGCCGGTACGCCACTGGCTTCCACACCTTCGATCTCTTTGATCAAGTCGGGCAAGGAGATCACAACCCCGTTACCTATCACGCATTTCACATTGTCGCGTAAGACCCCGGACGGGATCAGGTGCAGAACCGTTTTTTGACCATCGATCACCAAAGTGTGGCCGGCATTATGGCCGCCTTGAAAACGGGCCACGGCGGTGGCTTTATCCGTCAGCAGATCAACGATCTTGCCTTTGCCCTCATCGCCCCATTGCGTGCCGATTACAATGACATTCTTGCCCATGATTCCCTCGTTTGATTATTGTGTACTTGGATAGTGGAATTGCTTATATCCGATATTATAAATTGTTTGAGCACGGCTTTGAGTACGTTGTCTTAAGAATTGATCAGGAAAAACACAGCTGCGCCACTCATCAGCATTAACATGCCAATTCGCCGAATGGTGGTGTCTTCAAATTCAAGCATGGTACGTAAGTAGTCCTTGAATGCTTTAGGGCTTAGAAAAGGCAACAGCCCTTCAATTATCAAGACCAAGGCCAGTACGGCCCAAAAATTATTGGCTTGCATGTTCTAATACCACCGGTTTTTATAAGGGTTAAAACGCAACGAGCTCAAGATCGCTCTTAAGCCCGTTTTTTCTGCACAGGGAGTTCTTGCTTAATTTTCGATGGAATCGCCCAGGTATTCAAAGAACTCGCTGTCCGGACTCAAGACCATGATGTCGTTACCGTTACCGATGGCTTTGCGATAAGCCTCGAGGCTGCGATAAAAATTATAAAACTCACGATTCTTTTCAAAGGCCTTGGCGTAGATCTCGGTCGCTTTCGCATCGCCTTCACCGCGAATGATCTCGGCATCGCGGTAGGCTTCCGCGAGAATTACGGTACGTTCACGTTCAGCCGACGCACGTATTTTTTCAGCTTCTTCTTCACCTTCCGCTCGTAACTTGGTGGCTACCCGTTTACGCTCTTGACGCATACGTTCGAAAGCATCGCCGATAACTTCATCGGGCAAATCCAGGCGCTTGATACGGATATCGATAACCTCTACACCCAGTTCATTGGCGGTTATGGTGGCGCGGGCAAACATTTCCTGCATGATCTCGGTGCGGTCGGCTGATACCGCCTCTTGTACCGTTAATTTTGCGAATTCGCCACGCAAACCATCCTTGATAATATCCAGTAAACGGTTTGAACCCGTGTTTTCATTGCCATTGGTGGCAATATAGAATTGCGATACGTCTTTGATCCGCCATTTCACGAAAAAATCCACGATCAGGTTTTTCTTTTCATTGGTCAGGAACCGGTCTGCGGCATTATCGATAGTCAGAATCCGGTCATCAAAACGACGTAGGTTTTCAATGAACGGGTATTTGAATGCCAGTCCAGGCTCGTAGTTCGCTTCGACAATTTTACCAAAACGTAATTTAACCACTTTCTCGGTTTCATCCACAGCAAAAAAACACTGACTCAACAATAAGCCAAGAAAAAATAATGGAATTAGATAACTTTGGAGTTTATTCATCAGTTGCCCCCTCGTGTATTCGGACGCTCGCGTGGCGAATAGTCCGAACGGCTGGGTAAATTCTTTTGAGCCTGCGGTACTACATCACGTGACTCGTTATAACTCTCGGTAGATCTATTATTTTTATTGATCAACTGGTCAACCGGCAAATACACCAGATTACCACTGCCTTTAGAGTCCATAATGACTTTACCGGTGTTGCCATAAACCTCTTCAGCGGTTTCCAGATACAGGCGTTTGCGGGTAACTTCGGGTGCTTTTTCATACTCCACCAGGAGTTGTTCAAAACGCGATGCTTCACCCTGGGCATCGGCAATTTCCCGCTGTTTATACGCGCTGGCATCTTCCAGGCGTTTACCGGCTTCACCGCGTGATTTCGGGACAATATCGTTGGCGTAGGTTTCGGCGGCAAAAATTGCCGTTTCCTTGTCTTCACGAGCACGGATGGCATCTTGAACCGCATCATTCACTTCTTGTGGAAAATTCGCGTCCACCAGGTTTACCGTTAATACGCGCAGACCTATGTCATAGCCATCCAGGGTTTCCTGGATCTTGCTACGTGTGGTTTCCGAGATGACCGCACGGCCTTCGGTAATAATAAAGTCGAGGATATTCTTTCCGACGATTTCACGAATCGCACTTTGGCTAACTTCTAGCAAAGTGGTTTCCTGTGAGCGCACATTGAACAGGAATTTGACCGGATCACTAACCTGATACTGTACGTTCAGATCCACGTCTACAATATTCTCATCCTGAGTCAGCATGATCTTGTCAAAGGTTTTTTCCCGAACTCTGTCCACATTGACTTTGGTTATGGTTTCAATCGGTTTTGGCACATGCCAATGCAAACCGGGATCGGTGGTTCGGGTGTATTCGCCAAAACGTTTAACAATGCCTTTTTCGGCTTGATCGACTTTGTAGAAAC of Gammaproteobacteria bacterium contains these proteins:
- the hflK gene encoding FtsH protease activity modulator HflK, translating into MAWQDPNDKDPWKQGGKKNQQDELDQMAKELQDKLKKFFGGGGKGGNGKNASSGMPQFGLLLGLLLVMWAATGFYKVDQAEKGIVKRFGEYTRTTDPGLHWHVPKPIETITKVNVDRVREKTFDKIMLTQDENIVDVDLNVQYQVSDPVKFLFNVRSQETTLLEVSQSAIREIVGKNILDFIITEGRAVISETTRSKIQETLDGYDIGLRVLTVNLVDANFPQEVNDAVQDAIRAREDKETAIFAAETYANDIVPKSRGEAGKRLEDASAYKQREIADAQGEASRFEQLLVEYEKAPEVTRKRLYLETAEEVYGNTGKVIMDSKGSGNLVYLPVDQLINKNNRSTESYNESRDVVPQAQKNLPSRSDYSPRERPNTRGGN
- the hflC gene encoding protease modulator HflC: MNKLQSYLIPLFFLGLLLSQCFFAVDETEKVVKLRFGKIVEANYEPGLAFKYPFIENLRRFDDRILTIDNAADRFLTNEKKNLIVDFFVKWRIKDVSQFYIATNGNENTGSNRLLDIIKDGLRGEFAKLTVQEAVSADRTEIMQEMFARATITANELGVEVIDIRIKRLDLPDEVIGDAFERMRQERKRVATKLRAEGEEEAEKIRASAERERTVILAEAYRDAEIIRGEGDAKATEIYAKAFEKNREFYNFYRSLEAYRKAIGNGNDIMVLSPDSEFFEYLGDSIEN
- a CDS encoding DUF2065 domain-containing protein; its protein translation is MQANNFWAVLALVLIIEGLLPFLSPKAFKDYLRTMLEFEDTTIRRIGMLMLMSGAAVFFLINS